GTGCGCCCGACAGGATTCGAACCTGAGACCTCTGCCTCCGGAGGGCAGCGCTCTATCCAGCTGAGCTACGGGCGCATAGCGCCGTTGCGGATGGGCATACTACGTACTGGAGCCGATCCTGTCCAGTCCTTTTTATCACTAAATATCGCGTTTGATTACGCTTTGTGCGTTCTGTCTAAATGACGAACGTTTTTACCTGCTTTAAGGGTCGAAACGGTTGCTTTTGCAGCAAACACCCTAAAATTAATTCGAAAATTAAAGATCGCCGCGCCAGTGATAGTTCAGATATTTCAGCAGCCTGAGCTGTCTGGTCAATCGTGAAGGCTGCATTATCAGTCGGTAAAGCCACTCCAGACCCATTTTCTGCCAGATCTTAGGGGCACGCTTCACATGGCCTGTGAAAACGTCATAGGTCCCTCCTACGCCCATATAGAGGGCTTGAGGCCAGACGGTCTTGCAGTCACGCATCAGAATCTCCTGGCGGGGAGACCCCATCGCCACCGTCACGATTTGTGCGCCACTCGCAGCAATACGCGCAAATAGAGCCTCACGGTCGGCTGGCTTGAAGTAGCCATCCTGCGCACCCACAATGTTTACCTTCCACTGACGGCGGAGTTTATCGACAGTTTGTGATAGCACATCCGGCTTGCCTCCCACCAGGAAAACCGGCGTTCCCTCTCGCCCGGCACGCTCCATCAGCGCTTCCCAGAGATCGGCGCCTGCAATTCTGGAGACCTCCGCCTGCGGGTATTTTTTTCTGATCGATCTTACAATGCTGATGCCATCCGGATATTTATATTCCGCCTCGTCAATCAGCTGATGGATTTCCGGCTGACTCTCCGCGGTCAGAACCTTTTCAGCATTGATCGCCACCAGCGTGCCGCTTCTCAGCGAGTTACCGACGTAGAGGTAGTCAAGAAACCCGGCCATATCGCGGAAACCCACCAGCGTGAAGCCACGGATTTGGTACTGCGGTACAGGAGAGGGGGCATCCATGAAGAGTTCCTTTTGGTCAAATGCAGCAAATCGGCCATAACAACCGAGAAAAATTAGTCCGATACCGGCAAAGGCATTTTACGGGGGCGGATCAGGCCTGCGCTATCCAGCAGCCAGAACAGCAGTTTTGCCACCACAACGGTGAAAGCAAATATCAGGCAGAAGAACACCACCCGGGAAGCAAACGCATCCAGCCCTTCACGTGCCAGCACAATCATATTAAACACTGCGCCAAAGCAGAAGCTTTGCAGGACAGCAGCTTTGTAGCGGTTGGTTTCCTGCTGACCCTTTTCGTACAGCCAGTCGAACCATTTAATGATCATTCCCACAGCTACCGCGCCTAATGGTATAAACCAGGCTCCCCCCATCACCACCAGAGAGCCTATCAGCGTAGGGGAAATGGCCAGGCCAGAATGGTTATCCAGCACGTCCCAGGTGAAGTAGTTTGCGCTGTTCAGTACCAGTGAAGGACGCTCCGGCCACAGCCAGTTGGGGATAAACACATAGAAATCCCGCACTACAGGTGCCAGTCCCTGAAAATCTATTTTGTCGTAATTTTGCAGCAGCAGCCCAAGGTTCTCCCAGGGGGAGAAGGTGTCTCTGGTCAGATACAGGAAGGTATAGAACGCTTCAGATCCGCTGACGTCGAGGTTATAGCGGCGCAGAGCCAGCCAGAACATACCCACCACGCCGGCCACACCGGCCGCAGCCAGCATCCAGAGCGTAATCCAGCCGCGAATAATGCCGATAAACAAAAACAGCGCAAAAGCGATGATAATGTTAGCCCGCGTGCCGCCGACAATCACATAGGTCAGCAAACCGAAGCCCACAGTGGCAACCAGGAAAAACAGCCAGTTGCGGAAGTCAGGCTTAAGGAAATAGACCATCAGCATTGCGGGGATAAAGAAGTAGAAGAAGCGCTTAAGGGCCACACCAGAGACATCTGCTGAGAAGATCTGACTGTAGCTGTGCAGCTTGAAGAGCAGAAATCCGTTATGCAGGAAGAACACCAGAACGGTGCCTAGGGCGATCAGGGCAAGCAGCCCCCATATCAGATGCGCCTCTACCCGATTGATGCTAAAGCCCGGCCGGCCGGAGTGAGCAGAAGCGTTCCTCAGACGGGTTTTGTAGCTGACATAATAGATGGCATAAAAACCCGTGGCAGAAAGCAATGCCTGGAGCAGATAGTCGGCCGGCACAACCTGAACGTCGAACCCAAAAACCAGCATGCAGGTCAGCGGAAATCCGAAGTAAAACGTCAGCAGGAACAGCAGCGAAAAGAACACGTTGAAGTTGAATTTTACCCGGCGAAATTCCTGCCAGGTTAGCGTCAGGATCAGGCCAAGTGAGAGCAGGTACACCACCAGCAGACCAGCAAATTGCGTCAGCGTCATGCTGCTCCTCCTTCTGCCTGAGCCAGTGCCGTTTTCCAGCCCTCTACATAGGCAGGTTCAAAAAAGGCTATTGAGGGCTTATCCAGCAGCGTCATTTGCCTTTTAGCCTCACCGACAATTTGAGCGCTCAGCTCATCACCTGCAAATAACACCGGAATCTGCTGTTCGGTCAAATCCTGCCAGAATGGATTCTTACGGTTAACCACAAAGGGAATATTTGCCTGGATCAGCAGGCATAAAGTACCGATACCCTGCTGGCGTTCAAAGATAAAATACCCCAAATCACATTGCGAGATCAGCTGCAAATAGGCGTCAAACTCGAGCTTTTCCGTGAGGATATGTAATTTTCCTGCGGCAAACAGGGCTTCACCTGCCTCACGAACCTGCTGGATATAGAGTTCGTTATTAGCCGGATAGCCCAGTGGCACCACTACGTTTACTTCATCACCAAATTGTTGATGGATCTCCTTCAACGCCTGAAGATGGCGATTGCTGGCATCTCCCGAGTTCCCCACCAGAATGGTCATAGTCTGGTGCTTGTCAGCAGCTGGCAGGTCAGTCTGTGCCATCCGGGTTGGAAAATAGAGCAGTGACGCCGGGACGTCGGGATGTCGCTGGTGGAAGTGGTTGATATCACCACGAGTGGCGAATACCTGCCCCACCCTTTTTGCGCCAGACGGCGCAGGAGATAGAACAGACGGAATTTAAGGCCGCCAGCCTGCTCATACAAATCAGCACCCCAGACATGCCAGTAAATCTGACCCGGTTTAAGCTTGCGGCACAGGATTGCCATCCACAGGGAAGGATTGAACTGCCCGTGGAAAAAGAAGCGCGTCTGCCTGTCGGACTGAGCCCGTGCGATCACCGCTTCGGCTATAGCACCTTTATCGGCAAACCAGCGAATGGCCAGTTGAGGTGTCTCACCTGACACCGGTGGTTCACCTGCCACCCAAAACTGGCGGGGTTCTGCTCGCGGCACCGCATCTGCCACGACATCGTTAAAGAAGCGCAGCACGGTCTGATTATGGTGCGGTATGGCCGAGCCGAGGACGTGAATCAATGTTGTCATACTTGTCTACGATAGAGAAAAAGGTGCCCGCGCAGAGCGCAAAGTAAGCAATGTAGGTCGCCATATAAGCCTGTGCAGCCCCGGCAGCTCCGTGTAGCGGGATCAGCCAGCGCGCAAAGAGCGTCAGCAGAACAAACTGGCTGATTTCAGTCAGGGCATAAAAACGCAGAGAGGCTTTGGCGATCACCAGATACCCAAATACGTAAGATCCCACTTTGAAGACATCGCCAGTCAACTGCCAGACGAACAGATCTCGCATGCCGGTAAACTGGCTGGAAAACAGCAGCCAGATAGCCACATCACGCAGCAGCCAGACCAGCAGACTGACCGCCATGACCGCTGGCAAAACAAATTTCAGCGAGCGGAAAATTTCACGGGAGATCTCCTGCTTGCTGGTCAGGCGCGATAACGTCGGCAGCAAATAAACGCTGAAAGAAGCGGTAATAAACTGGAGGTAGGCATCTGAAATACTGGAGACGCCCTGCCATAATCCGACCTGCTCCCAGCCATTATGTTCAGCCAGCAGATTCCGCATCATGATCCAGGCTACCGGCAGGGTGATGGAGGTCATCAGTGCCATCAGCGTGAATTTACTGAGATTACGGGCAACTTCCCCATCCCAGCGCGGTTTCAAAAAGCGTAGCGGCATATGATCGCGTTTTGCCAGCACTATCGCCGCAGGGATCACCACTAAGGCCGGCGCCATCGCCATGCCTGCCAGCGCGCCGCTGTAGCCTCCCAGCCAGTAACAGACAAACCAGGCCATCACGCCAATGAGGCTGCCAAGGATCAGCGCCAGCGCATTGCCTTTGGCATCACGGAAGCCTTTGACCACCGCCAGCGCCAGGTTAGCCCAGGCGATACCAGCCTGCAGGAAAGCGACGGCCCGCACGACATTCTGATAATCACGGTGACCAAACAAGCCGGTACTTATCGGCCCGGCGAACAGCAGAAAAACCACCGCCAGCAGAGTGGAAAAGCCCAGCACCATAGCCGAGGCGGTTCCGGTCACCGCCTGTAACTGGTGGGGGCTTTGCTGGTACTCGGCGACATATTTGGTCACGCCGTTAAAAATTCCGGCCCCTGCCAGCACGCCAAGTACGGTGATTAACTGACGGAAATTGCCCGCCTGCCCCACACCTGTCGGACCAAATGAAACGGCCAGCATTTTAACCACCAGCAGACCGGCCACAATTTTGACCAGGGTGGACGCTGCCGTCCACACCGAAGCTTTCGCCAGTGACATATCAGGAAAAATAGCTCAGCAGGGAGTTAATGACCGTCTGCTGATTATTGTCAGAAAGATTATAAAACAGGGGCAGGCGTAACAGCCGCTCGCTTTCAACCTGGGTGTGGTTGTCTTCACCCTGGAAACGGCCAAAACGTTGCCCGGCTGGCGATGAGTGCAGTGGAATATAGTGGAAAACCGCCATGATCTCCGCTTCCTTCAGCCAGGTGATCAGGGCTGAGCGATCGTCATTGTCGCGCAGTTTGATATAAAACATATGCGCATTGTGCTGACAGGCGGACGGGATAGCCGGCAGCGAAATGCGGCCGCTGGCTGCAACAGATTGCAGCGCAGTGTAATAGTTTTGCCAGAGGCGCAGACGTTGATCGTTGATGCGCGTCGCGGTTTCAAGCTGCGCCCAGAGGTAAGCAGCCTGCAAATCGGCCATCAGGTAGCTGGAGCCGATATCGCGCCAGGTGTATTTATCTACTTGCCCACGGAAGAACTGACTACGGTTGGTGCCCTTTTCGCGGATGATTTCTGCGCGTTCGACCAGAGCAGGATCGTTAATTAACGTAGCCCCGCCTTCCCCACCTGCCGTGTAGTTTTTGGTTTCATGGAAGCTGTAACAGCCGATATGCCCAATGGTGCCGAGCGCTTTGCCTTTCCAGGTCGACATCACGCCCTGCGCGGCATCTTCAATGACGAACAGGCGATGTTTTTCGGCCAGCGCCATAATCACGTCCATATCACAGGAGACGCCTGCGTAGTGGACCGGCACAATCGCTTTGGTTTTCTCCGTAATCGCCGCTTCAATCAACGTCTCATCCATGTTCAGCGTATCCGGGCGGATATCGACAAAGACGATGGTCGCCCCACGCAAAACAAAGGCATTGGCGGTAGAGACGAAGGTGTAGCTTGGCATGATCACTTCATCGCCAGGCTGGATGTCGATCAGAATAGCCGCCATTTCCAGCGAAGCGGTGCAGGAAGGCGTCAGCAACACTTTTCTGCTGCCGAATTTGTTTTCCATCCACTGCTGACAGCGACGGGTAAATCCACCATCGCCGCACAGTTTGCCGCTTCCCATGGCCGACTGCATATAGTCGAGTTCGGTTCCCACTATCGGTGGGGCATTAAACGGGATCATAACGTTACCTGTAAAGCCACCAGGCGGTACGTTCAATGACGCCACCGCAGCGGTGATAAAGTCGGAGTGCCGGTAAGTTGCCCAACTGGGTGGCAACATGCAGGCGTGTAAGGCGTCGGGCACGGCACCAGTCGGAAGCCGCTTCGATCATCCGCTGACCCACACCCAGCCCCTGCGCTGCTGGCAGGGTGGCCAGCAGCCCAATTCTTGCACCGCCATCCGGCAGTTCGCGGAGTGAAACAAATCCCTGAAGGATTCCCTGCGCGTCAACAGCCAGCAGGCATTGATGATCGAAAGCGCCGAGCACGGCATTTTCAATCCACTGGGCATAGAAACGGCCACTGTCGCCAGGCTGGTACCAGGGCATACGGAAACGACTCTGGGTGAAAGCCTCTGCTGCTGCATCCCGCAGTGCGGGAATATGTTCCTTCCGGGCAATGCGGATGCCCTCAGGACGGCCTGCTGAGGAGACGCCCAACACAAAGTCAGCTTCCCCTTCGACCAGCCTGAAACCCAGGGCAGTCAGTGCATCCAGCTCCGCTGTCTGCTGCGAGAGCACTTTAGCCTGAACGAGATCGTAGCCTGCGAACAGGGCTTCGCTCAATGGCGTGTCGCCCCCGAACTCGATCAGGCCACTTTGCCGCTGGAAGAAGGTGTTCTCCCACTGCAGGGGATTAATACTGGCGTGGACGGGCATGTAATAGATCCACCAGATATTGGCCGTAGCCGGTTTTCACTTCCTTAGCCACCGGGGCCAGTGAAGCAAGGTTGCCGGCATAACTGAGTTTATCGACCACCCTGACATGATCGTCAGTGGTGGCGAGGATATGTCGCACTACCGCCGAGCCAATAAAACCGGCGCCGCCCGTTACCAGCACCCGCTTCATTGCCAGACCCCTTTGGTATCCACGATCTGATGCGTGCTGATCTGCCCGATATCCATCGTTTTGAACTGCGCATGATCGACCAGCATCACCAGCACATCCGCCTGCTGCAAAGCTGGCTCCAGCTGAACCAGTTCGGCCTTATCTTTAAGCACTTTGGGCAGTTGATGAATGTTGGGTTCCACCACCAGCGTGGTGCCAAGATGCCAGTCAGCAATCATCCCGGCCACATGCATGGCCGGGCTCTCGCGCAGGTCGTCAATATCCGGTTTAAAGGCCAGGCCAAAGCAGGCGATGGTCAGCTCACTGGCGCGTTTGTCGCTGGTGGTCAGACTCTCGGCAAGGGCTTTCTTAACCTGCTCAAGCACCCACAATGGTTTACTGTCATTCACTTCCCGCGCGGTACGAATCAGACGTGCCTGCACGGGATTCTGGGCAACGATAAACCAGGGGTCGACCGCGATACAGTGCCCGCCTACTCCAGGACCAGGCTGCAGAATATTCACGCGGGGATGCCGGTTCGCCAGCCTAATCAGCTCCCAGACGTTGATCCCCTGATCGGCACAGATCAGCGAAAGTTCGTTTGCAAAAGCGATGTTGACGTCACGGAAGCTGTTTTCAGTAAGCTTGCACATTTCAGCGGTGCGGGAATTGGTCACCACGCACTCGCCTTCAAGGAAAATGTTGTACAGATCGCAGGCGAGCTGAGAGCATGCTGGCGTCATACCGCCAATCACCCGGTCATTTTTGATCAGTTCGACCATCACTTTGCCAGGCAGTACCCGTTCCGGGCAATAAGCGATATGCACATCGGCGGCTTCTCCCACCTGCTGGGGGAAAGTCAGGTCGCTACGTGCCATTGCCAGCCACGCGGCCATTTGCTCGGTAGCCCCGACCGGTGACGTGGATTCGAGGATCACCAGGTCCCCTTTTTTCAGCACCGGCGCGATCGATTCTGCCGCAGCCTTTACCCAACTCAAATCTGGCTGATGATCTTCTTTGAACGGCGTTGGCACCGCAATCAGAAAGGCATCAGCGGGTTCAGGTTTCGTTGATGCACGCAGAAAGCCCTGTTCCACGGCTGTTTTCACCACAAGATCCAGATCCGGCTCAACGATGTGAATCTCACCCCGGTTAATGGTCTCTACGGCGTGCGCATTGATATCAATACCCAGCACCTTTTTTTGTCGGGATGCAAAAGCGGCAGCGGTGGGCAGCCCAATATAGCCAAGCCCAATAATGGAAATGGTAGAAAATGTCATAACGTAACCCTGTTCTTTTTCAGTGCCTGCACGATACGTTCGCAGGCCAGACCGTCCCCATAAGGGTTGTGGGCACGGCTCATGGAGTGATAGGCCTCTTCATCCGTCAGCAGACGGGTGACTTCACTGACGATTTTCTGCACGTCAGTGCCAACCAGCCTGACGGTACCCGCCTCAATCGCTTCTGGCCGCTCCGTGGTTTCACGCATAACCAGCACGGGTTTACCAAGCGAAGGCGCTTCCTCCTGGATGCCGCCAGAGTCAGTCAGGATCAGCCAGGAATGCACCATCAGCCAGACAAACGGCAGGTACTCCTGCGGCTCAATCAGGATGATATTGTCGATACCGCTGAGTATGCGGTTGACCGGTTCGCTGACGTTGGGATTCAGATGGACCGGATAGACAATCTGCGCTTCAGGATGCAGACGAGCAATTTCCGCCAGGGCGCTGCAGATGCGCTCAAAACCGCCACCAAAGCTCTCGCGGCGATGGCCGGTGACCAGAATCAGTTTTTTATTGCTGTCCAGGAAGGGATAACGTGTGCCCAGGCTCTCGCGTAATACTTCATCACTCAGCACCCGATCCCTGACCCAGAACAGGGCATCAATGACGGTATTACCGGTCACAAACATCCGATCGCTGCGCAGGTTTTCCCGCAGGAGATTCTGCCGGGCATTTTCGGTGGGCGTGAAGTGATAAGAGGCCAGATGCCCGGTTAAGGTCCGGTTAGCTTCTTCAGGCCAGGGAGAGTAGAGATCGCCAGTCCGCAGCCCTGCCTCTACGTGCCCGACAGGAATGCGATGGTAAAATGCCGCCAGGCTGGCAGCAAAAGTGGTGGTGGTATCGCCATGTACCAGCACCACATCCGGCTTGAAGTCATCAAGTACGGCCTTCAGCCCTTCAAGAATACGGCTGGTGATCTCTGTCAGGCCCTGTCCGTGGCTCATAATATTCAGATCATAGTCCGGCACAATGGCGAACAATTTCAGCACCTGATCCAACATTTCGCGATGTTGTGCAGTGACGCACAGACGAGCGTCGATCTCGCTATCCTGTGCGAGCGTATGGACCAGGGGCGCCATTTTTATTGCTTCCGGGCGCGTGCCAAACACAGTTAATACTTTCACTGTTACTCTCTTTCATTCGTCTGTCTGATAACGGTAAGCCGGACGATTACTGACGCGTCCTGCGAATCAGCACGGTTCCTGCTCCAATTAAGGCACCTACAGCACCCCACATGATCATCAAAAACAGGCGACGAGGGCTGTCACGTTTTACCGGTTCTTCCGGCGTGCGCAAATAGCGATAAGTCTGGAAAGTCTTAACCAGCGTAGGCCCTACGTTCAGGGTCGACAGCATGGCTCTGTTTTGATCATAGTCCAGATCGTAACCAGGTCCGCTTGCCTGAAGATTCTCCAGCCTTGCCTGCAGCAACGGGCGGCCTAACATAAAGAGTTCAGAGTCAGGAAGCTGTTCAGAGGGCGTCTCCGTTTTTGCCTGCTCGAAGCCCTGCTGCTGAGCAATTTTCAACGCCTGCTGAACGCTGTTTACCTGTCGGTCATAAATGGCTTTCGCTACGGCTTCCTGCCTTTTGACCTGCGCTTTCATCTGGATGGTACGTGCCGCCCAGGCCCCGGTGAGCTCCTCATTCAGATGCGTTGCGGCACGCTGGCTGGCAAAAGCAACATACTGACGCAGCAAAGTGTTGGCATCTTTAGACGTTTCGGCGACCAGGCGCACGGAATCATTGAGGTTTTTAGCGACATCGGCAGGCTGGAACTGGATGTTGGCAATCATCTCATCCAGTAGCGCGGCATCGTCGCGGGCACTGCCGCTTTGGCGCTGTTTGAAATAATCGGTCTGCAGCCAGAATTCACGGCGGGTGTCATACGCAGAGAGTTGCATCACAAACTCCTGGTAAGCTTCATCCATCGCTGAAGGCGGCAGCGCGGTGGTCTGGCTGCCTCTGAAATCCAGATTACTCAGGAAT
This genomic window from Erwinia sp. E_sp_B01_1 contains:
- the wzxE gene encoding lipid III flippase WzxE, giving the protein MSLAKASVWTAASTLVKIVAGLLVVKMLAVSFGPTGVGQAGNFRQLITVLGVLAGAGIFNGVTKYVAEYQQSPHQLQAVTGTASAMVLGFSTLLAVVFLLFAGPISTGLFGHRDYQNVVRAVAFLQAGIAWANLALAVVKGFRDAKGNALALILGSLIGVMAWFVCYWLGGYSGALAGMAMAPALVVIPAAIVLAKRDHMPLRFLKPRWDGEVARNLSKFTLMALMTSITLPVAWIMMRNLLAEHNGWEQVGLWQGVSSISDAYLQFITASFSVYLLPTLSRLTSKQEISREIFRSLKFVLPAVMAVSLLVWLLRDVAIWLLFSSQFTGMRDLFVWQLTGDVFKVGSYVFGYLVIAKASLRFYALTEISQFVLLTLFARWLIPLHGAAGAAQAYMATYIAYFALCAGTFFSIVDKYDNIDSRPRLGHTAP
- the rffA gene encoding dTDP-4-amino-4,6-dideoxygalactose transaminase gives rise to the protein MIPFNAPPIVGTELDYMQSAMGSGKLCGDGGFTRRCQQWMENKFGSRKVLLTPSCTASLEMAAILIDIQPGDEVIMPSYTFVSTANAFVLRGATIVFVDIRPDTLNMDETLIEAAITEKTKAIVPVHYAGVSCDMDVIMALAEKHRLFVIEDAAQGVMSTWKGKALGTIGHIGCYSFHETKNYTAGGEGGATLINDPALVERAEIIREKGTNRSQFFRGQVDKYTWRDIGSSYLMADLQAAYLWAQLETATRINDQRLRLWQNYYTALQSVAASGRISLPAIPSACQHNAHMFYIKLRDNDDRSALITWLKEAEIMAVFHYIPLHSSPAGQRFGRFQGEDNHTQVESERLLRLPLFYNLSDNNQQTVINSLLSYFS
- the wecC gene encoding UDP-N-acetyl-D-mannosamine dehydrogenase, translated to MTFSTISIIGLGYIGLPTAAAFASRQKKVLGIDINAHAVETINRGEIHIVEPDLDLVVKTAVEQGFLRASTKPEPADAFLIAVPTPFKEDHQPDLSWVKAAAESIAPVLKKGDLVILESTSPVGATEQMAAWLAMARSDLTFPQQVGEAADVHIAYCPERVLPGKVMVELIKNDRVIGGMTPACSQLACDLYNIFLEGECVVTNSRTAEMCKLTENSFRDVNIAFANELSLICADQGINVWELIRLANRHPRVNILQPGPGVGGHCIAVDPWFIVAQNPVQARLIRTAREVNDSKPLWVLEQVKKALAESLTTSDKRASELTIACFGLAFKPDIDDLRESPAMHVAGMIADWHLGTTLVVEPNIHQLPKVLKDKAELVQLEPALQQADVLVMLVDHAQFKTMDIGQISTHQIVDTKGVWQ
- the rffC gene encoding dTDP-4-amino-4,6-dideoxy-D-galactose acyltransferase, which encodes MPVHASINPLQWENTFFQRQSGLIEFGGDTPLSEALFAGYDLVQAKVLSQQTAELDALTALGFRLVEGEADFVLGVSSAGRPEGIRIARKEHIPALRDAAAEAFTQSRFRMPWYQPGDSGRFYAQWIENAVLGAFDHQCLLAVDAQGILQGFVSLRELPDGGARIGLLATLPAAQGLGVGQRMIEAASDWCRARRLTRLHVATQLGNLPALRLYHRCGGVIERTAWWLYR
- the wecG gene encoding lipopolysaccharide N-acetylmannosaminouronosyltransferase, whose protein sequence is MDAPSPVPQYQIRGFTLVGFRDMAGFLDYLYVGNSLRSGTLVAINAEKVLTAESQPEIHQLIDEAEYKYPDGISIVRSIRKKYPQAEVSRIAGADLWEALMERAGREGTPVFLVGGKPDVLSQTVDKLRRQWKVNIVGAQDGYFKPADREALFARIAASGAQIVTVAMGSPRQEILMRDCKTVWPQALYMGVGGTYDVFTGHVKRAPKIWQKMGLEWLYRLIMQPSRLTRQLRLLKYLNYHWRGDL
- the wzzE gene encoding ECA polysaccharide chain length modulation protein, producing MTHPDVNHNELDIRGLCCTLWQGKKWIAGGALLLALLAWGWSLLVTPKWSTTAVTDRPTVNMLGSYYSQQQFLSNLDFRGSQTTALPPSAMDEAYQEFVMQLSAYDTRREFWLQTDYFKQRQSGSARDDAALLDEMIANIQFQPADVAKNLNDSVRLVAETSKDANTLLRQYVAFASQRAATHLNEELTGAWAARTIQMKAQVKRQEAVAKAIYDRQVNSVQQALKIAQQQGFEQAKTETPSEQLPDSELFMLGRPLLQARLENLQASGPGYDLDYDQNRAMLSTLNVGPTLVKTFQTYRYLRTPEEPVKRDSPRRLFLMIMWGAVGALIGAGTVLIRRTRQ
- the wzyE gene encoding ECA oligosaccharide polymerase, with the translated sequence MTLTQFAGLLVVYLLSLGLILTLTWQEFRRVKFNFNVFFSLLFLLTFYFGFPLTCMLVFGFDVQVVPADYLLQALLSATGFYAIYYVSYKTRLRNASAHSGRPGFSINRVEAHLIWGLLALIALGTVLVFFLHNGFLLFKLHSYSQIFSADVSGVALKRFFYFFIPAMLMVYFLKPDFRNWLFFLVATVGFGLLTYVIVGGTRANIIIAFALFLFIGIIRGWITLWMLAAAGVAGVVGMFWLALRRYNLDVSGSEAFYTFLYLTRDTFSPWENLGLLLQNYDKIDFQGLAPVVRDFYVFIPNWLWPERPSLVLNSANYFTWDVLDNHSGLAISPTLIGSLVVMGGAWFIPLGAVAVGMIIKWFDWLYEKGQQETNRYKAAVLQSFCFGAVFNMIVLAREGLDAFASRVVFFCLIFAFTVVVAKLLFWLLDSAGLIRPRKMPLPVSD
- the wecB gene encoding UDP-N-acetylglucosamine 2-epimerase (non-hydrolyzing), which gives rise to MKVLTVFGTRPEAIKMAPLVHTLAQDSEIDARLCVTAQHREMLDQVLKLFAIVPDYDLNIMSHGQGLTEITSRILEGLKAVLDDFKPDVVLVHGDTTTTFAASLAAFYHRIPVGHVEAGLRTGDLYSPWPEEANRTLTGHLASYHFTPTENARQNLLRENLRSDRMFVTGNTVIDALFWVRDRVLSDEVLRESLGTRYPFLDSNKKLILVTGHRRESFGGGFERICSALAEIARLHPEAQIVYPVHLNPNVSEPVNRILSGIDNIILIEPQEYLPFVWLMVHSWLILTDSGGIQEEAPSLGKPVLVMRETTERPEAIEAGTVRLVGTDVQKIVSEVTRLLTDEEAYHSMSRAHNPYGDGLACERIVQALKKNRVTL